Proteins from a single region of Oryza brachyantha chromosome 6, ObraRS2, whole genome shotgun sequence:
- the LOC102713371 gene encoding uncharacterized protein LOC102713371, which translates to MEASSPTSPSSLRHKLRTTVCCCFGSGETRRGGSGEKVRWRRRVAAGEFGYDPLSYALNFDEGGDDDDGDADAGAAFRYKNFSSRLPPSPAAPAQRSTAIAIS; encoded by the coding sequence ATGGAGGcatcgtcgccgacgtcgccgtcgtcgctgcggCACAAGCTGCGGACGACGGTGTGCTGCTGCTTCGGCTCGGGGGAGACGAGGCGAGGCGGCAGCGGGGAGAAGGtcaggtggaggcggcgggtggCCGCGGGGGAGTTCGGGTACGACCCGCTCAGCTACGCGCTCAACTTCGACGAggggggcgacgacgacgacggggacgCCGACGCGGGGGCGGCCTTCCGGTACAAGAACTTCTCCTCGCggctgccgccctcgccggcggcgccggcgcagcgGTCGACGGCCATCGCCATCTCATGA
- the LOC102713642 gene encoding uncharacterized protein LOC102713642: protein MAGAAEEAGGGGGGGGERMKLLCSLGGRILPRPGDGTLRYAGGDTRIVSVPRGVALGDLLARLAEAYGGATGPHFAVKYQLPDEGLDALISVSSPEDLDNMIEEYDKLAGASPKLRVFIFPISDAAGGAGGEEAEGGGYDAGLRYLEAVNGIVRKDSVASLSSTQNSDGGPPPPVPSGGGGGGSPTALSPTSTCSNDAARSAFSVAPPPPLVDVFSNAAPAPVPAKPQESAAEVRAPQANPHPEASRYRQPLSQLPPLPPVFMNDHREAMQGLNQVVPGNGGRLEDCNMCLKALPHAHSDPVVTEYGSEMQGGPAPETVPVYMSLRPEDVARIMMPERAVPVPMGAYGYTHMHPVPHEREMMYAQQVEGIPNTVLIDPSGLHQHVYVHQQQQQQQLSPQQLPATYGFSQIPVIPNEKDRVVSPGSAHSDIASSHQHIMQQPPPPPQQLPSSQGMAQYPVKQNSPNNPLTGEGSLSGNARHREDGPTRRDNVSPGAPAAVPTYMANVDRMMDSLRVSPSEASSGSTEQRKQVMPSENGVPEHTQGFPDSRAREVRESNTNTFFDVSEPKVVLPTEPAPSPSIASSYLHNVQHTNVSHMPHMMSIGGPYSSYVVAAVGPGGVPPSAYGVDLVYANAAVNPLSERKDVPHEVVAPPNANAQVPAAALANHAPNVDQIQESGLQGQQFNNEDPWKVVANTHALPPRPKRVASRDNISPKDPHSHNSLLNCKGPDLNIPAEEVAIHQQSDHKDAHTEHVRFAKGDDMTSPDLVSVEDSLVTSNTKSSDPQPPVLNDGVGAVASKVDAEAHGNEVNKSRPADWISGFPATDDLGRLQIIKNNDLEELQELGSGTFGTVYHGKWRGSDVAIKRINDRCFAGKPSEQDKMRYDFWNEASKLADLHHPNVVAFYGVVLDGPGGSIATVTEYMVNGSLRTALLKNAKTLDRRKRLIIAMDTAFGMEYLHNKNIVHFDLKSDNLLVNLRDPQRPICKVGDLGLSKVKCQTLISGGVRGTLPWMAPELLNGSSSLVSEKVDVFSFGIVLWELLTGEEPYADLHYGVIIGGIVSNTLRPPVPDSCDPEWRSLMEQCWSTEPSERPTFTEIAGRLRSMAASQKVQA, encoded by the exons atggctGGGGCTGCCGAGgaagcgggcggcggcgggggcgggggaggGGAGCGGATGAAGCTGCTGTGCAGCCTCGGCGGCCGCATCCTCCCGCGGCCGGGGGACGGGACGCTGCGgtacgccggcggcgacaccCGGATCGTGTCGGTGCCCCGCGGGGTGGCGCTCGGGGACCTGCTCGCGCGGCTCGCCGAGGCGTACGGGGGCGCCACGGGCCCGCACTTCGCGGTGAAGTACCAGCTCCCCGACGAGGGGCTGGACGCGCTCATCTCGGTGTCCTCGCCGGAGGATCTCGACAATATGATCGAGGAGTATGATAAGCTGGCGGGCGCTAGCCCCAAGCTGAGGGTGTTCATCTTCCCCATCTCCGACGCGGCGGggggcgccggcggggaggaggcggagggcggGGGCTACGATGCTGGGCTTCGGTATCTGGAGGCGGTGAACGGTATTGTGCGCAAGGACAGCGTCGCGAGCCTCTCGTCGACGCAGAACTCGGACGGCGGGCCGCCTCCACCGGTGCCttccggtggcggtggcggcggctctcCGACGGCCCTCTCCCCCACCTCTACTTGCTCAAATGATGCCGCGAGATCGGCGTTTAgtgtggcgccgccgccaccgcttgTTGATGTCTTCAGCAATGCTGCCCCGGCTCCTGTTCCTGCAAAGCCGCAGGAGAGTGCTGCTGAAGTGAGGGCTCCACAGGCGAACCCGCATCCGGAGGCATCAAGGTACCGGCAGCCGCTGTCGCAGCTACCACCATTGCCACCTGTGTTCATGAACGATCATAGGGAGGCCATGCAGGGTTTGAATCAGGTAGTGCCAGGAAATGGGGGAAGGCTGGAAGACTGCAACATGTGCTTGAAGGCACTTCCTCATGCTCACTCAGATCCAGTGGTGACTGAGTATGGTAGCGAAATGCAGGGAGGGCCTGCCCCCGAGACGGTGCCAGTATACATGAGCCTGCGTCCAGAAGATGTGGCAAGGATCATGATGCCAGAGCGGGCGGTGCCAGTTCCGATGGGGGCTTATGGCTACACCCATATGCATCCAGTGCCGCATGAGAGGGAGATGATGTATGCACAACAGGTTGAAGGGATTCCGAACACGGTGCTCATTGACCCATCTGGCTTACATCAGCATGTTTATgtgcatcagcagcagcagcagcaacaacttTCACCACAGCAGCTGCCTGCAACCTATGGATTTAGCCAGATCCCTGTGATTCCAAATGAGAAGGACAGAGTAGTTTCTCCAGGTTCGGCTCATTCTGATATTGCGAGCTCTCATCAACACATTATGCAgcagccaccaccgccgccgcagcaatTGCCTTCAAGCCAAGGAATGGCACAATATCCCGTTAAGCAAAATAGTCCAAATAATCCACTTACAGGTGAGGGTAGTCTAAGTGGCAATGCAAGGCATCGTGAGGATGGACCGACGCGTCGAGATAATGTGTCTCCAGGGGCACCTGCTGCTGTGCCGACCTATATGGCTAATGTGGACAGGATGATGGATTCGCTCCGTGTGAGCCCCAGTGAGGCCAGTTCTGGCTCTACCGAACAAAGAAAGCAAGTGATGCCTTCTGAGAATGGTGTACCTGAACACACTCAGGGGTTTCCAGATTCTCGAGCAAGAGAAGTCAGGGAAAGCAATACCAACACCTTTTTTGATGTCAGCGAACCCAAGGTAGTCCTTCCAACTGAACCAGCACCATCACCTTCCATAGCCAGCTCTTATTTGCACAATGTTCAGCACACCAATGTGAGCCATATGCCACATATGATGAGCATTGGGGGGCCATATTCGAGTTATGTTGTCGCTGCAGTTGGGCCTGGTGGGGTGCCTCCATCAGCTTATGGTGTTGATCTTGTGTATGCAAATGCCGCTGTCAATCCATTAAGTGAGCGTAAAGATGTTCCACATGAAGTAGTTGCTCCTCCAAATGCTAATGCTCAGGTGCCTGCAGCAGCATTGGCCAACCATGCTCCAAATGTCGACCAAATCCAAGAGTCTGGCTTACAAGGCCAACAATTTAACAATGAGGACCCTTGGAAAGTAGTAGCAAATACACATGCTTTGCCACCGAGACCTAAGAGGGTAGCAAGCAGGGATAACATCAGCCCAAAGGATCCCCATTCTCACAACTCTTTATTGAATTGCAAAGGGCCAGATCTGAATATTCCGGCTGAAGAAGTTGCTATCCACCAACAATCAGATCACAAGGATGCACATACAGAGCATGTTCGATTCGCCAAAG GTGATGATATGACCAGCCCAGACTTGGTAAGTGTCGAGGACAGTTTAGTTACATCTAATACCAAGTCATCAGATCCCCAGCCTCCTGTGCTGAATGACGGTGTTGGTGCTGTCGCTAGTAAAGTGGATGCCGAAGCTCACGGCAATGAG GTTAACAAGAGCAGACCAGCAGATTGGATTTCAGGTTTTCCAGCTACGGATGATCTTGGACGTCTGCAG ATTATAAAGAACAATGACCTTGAAGAGCTCCAAGAACTTGGTTCTGGAACATTTGGAACCGTATATCATGGTAAATGGAGGGGATCTGATGTTGCTATAAAAAGAATCAATGACAGATGTTTTGCTGGGAAGCCATCGGAGCAAGACAAGATG CGGTATGACTTCTGGAATGAAGCATCTAAACTTGCTGATCTACACCACCCAAATGTTGTGGCCTTTTATGGTGTTGTTCTTGATGGACCTGGGGGATCAATTGCCACGGTTACTGAATACATGGTTAATGGCTCACTCAGAACAGCTTTGCTGAAGAATGCCAA GACCCTTGATCGTCGTAAGAGATTAATAATTGCCATGGATACAGCTTTTGGAATGGAGTACTtgcataacaaaaatatagtgCACTTTGACCTGAAAAGTGACAATTTACTTGTTAATTTAAGGGATCCTCAACGCCCGATATGCAAG GTTGGTGATCTTGGACTTTCAAAAGTGAAGTGTCAGACCCTCATCTCTGGTGGTGTGAGGGGAACTCTTCCTTGGATGGCACCAGAGCTTCTGAATGGAAGTAGCAGCTTGGTCTCTGAAAAG GTTGATGTGTTCTCCTTTGGGATTGTTCTCTGGGAACTCTTGACAGGAGAAGAACCATATGCAGATCTGCATTATGGTGTTATTATAG GTGGCATCGTGAGCAACACTCTGCGACCACCGGTACCCGACTCTTGTGATCCGGAGTGGAGATCATTGATGGAGCAATGTTGGTCAACAGAACCATCTGAACGGCCAACCTTTACGGAGATTGCTGGTAGGTTACGTTCCATGGCTGCATCCCAGAAGGTGCAAGCCTGA
- the LOC102713916 gene encoding ATP synthase subunit O, mitochondrial, whose amino-acid sequence MAARYLRSGLPLLRAHLAQGSRGLASQVAKPTGKDIKVPQALYGGTGNYASALFLTAAKANVLDKVESEIRDIVEASKKSPLFSQFIKDLSVPKETRVKAITEIFSQAGFSDVTNNFLAVLADNGRLKHIERIAERFVDLTMAHRGEVKVVVRTIIPLPEREEKELKDVLQDILGKNKTILLEQKIDYSIMGGLVIEFGQKVFDMSIRTRAKQMEMFLRQPLDF is encoded by the exons ATGGCGGCGCGGTACCTCAGATccggcctccccctcctccgcgCCCACCTCGCACAG GGTTCAAGGGGCCTCGCGTCGCAGGTGGCTAAGCCGACCGGAAAGGATATCAAG GTTCCACAAGCTCTGTATGGTGGCACTGGCAACTATGCTAGTGCTCTGTTCCTTACAGCAGCCAAAGCAAATGTGTTGGACAAAGTTGAATCTGAGATCCGGGATATTGTAGAGGCATCCAAGAAGAGTCCGTTGTTTTCTCAGTTCATTAAGGACTTGTCTGTGCCAAAAGAAACCAGGGTGAAGGCTATAACTGAAATTTTCTCTCAAGCTGGTTTTTCAGATGTCACAAATAATTTCTTGG CTGTGCTGGCTGACAATGGGAGACTGAAACATATTGAACGCATTGCGGAGAGATTTGTTGATTTGACCATGGCACATAGGGGGGAGGTGAAGGTCGTTGTCAGGACAATTATT CCACTCCCCGAAAGGGAGGAGAAAGAACTTAAGGATGTCTTGCAAGATATTCTGGGGAAGAACAAAACTATCTTGCTTGAACAGAAG ATTGACTACAGCATCATGGGAGGGCTTGTGATTGAATTTGGGCAGAAGGTGTTTGACATGTCGATCAGGACTAGGGCGAAGCAAATGGAGATGTTCTTGAGGCAACCTCTTGACTTCTAA
- the LOC102714194 gene encoding homeobox protein knotted-1-like 11 isoform X1 — protein MAFHYPDHALAMDAAAAAAAAEASAGFGSGGVGIGVGGGAGWEREKAAIAAHPLYERLLEAHVACLRVATPVDQLPRIDAQIAARPPPLAAATAAGAPSGGEELDLFMTHYVLLLCSFKEQLQQHVRVHAMEAVMACWELEQTLQSLTGASPGEGSGATMSDDEDNQVDSESNMFDGNDGSDGMGFGPLMLTEGERSLVERVRQELKHELKQGYREKLVDIREEILRKRRAGKLPGDTASTLKAWWQAHSKWPYPTEEDKARLVQETGLQLKQINNWFINQRKRNWHSNPASSSSDKSKRKRSNAGDGKAEQSW, from the exons ATGGCGTTCCACTACCCGGACCACGCGCTGGCGATGGacgctgctgcggcggcggcggcggcggaggcgagcgcTGGGTTTGGGTCGGGAGGGGTTGGGATTGGCGTCGGGGGAGGGGCGGggtgggagagggagaaggcgGCCATCGCGGCGCACCCGCTGTACGAGCGCCTCCTGGAGGCGCACGTGGCGTGCCTCCGCGTGGCCACCCCCGTGGACCAGCTCCCGCGCATCGACGCGCAGAtagcggcgcggccgccgccgctggccgccgccacggcggccggggcgccctccggcggcgaggagctcgACCTCTTCATG ACCCATTATGTATTGCTCCTTTGTTCGTTCAAGGAACAACTACAGCAGCATGTGCGCGTTCATGCAATGGAAGCAGTGATGGCTTGCTGGGAACTTGAACAAACTTTGCAAAGCCTTACAG GGGCATCTCCTGGTGAAGGATCTGGAGCAACTATGTCTGATGACGAAGACAATCAGGTTGATAGTGAGAGCAACATGTTTGATGGAAATGATGGGTCAGATGGTATGGGCTTTGGCCCCTTAATGCTGACGGAGGGTGAGAGATCATTAGTTGAACGTGTAAGGCAAGAACTGAAACATGAGCTTAAACAG GGATACAGAGAAAAACTTGTGGATATTAGGGAAGAGATTCTCCGAAAGCGAAGAGCTGGAAAACTCCCGGGAGATACAGCGTCTACTTTGAAAGCTTGGTGGCAGGCTCACTCTAAATGGCCATACCCAACT GAGGAGGACAAGGCTCGCTTGGTGCAGGAAACAGGACTGCAGCTAAAGCAAATCAATAATTGGTTCATCAACCAACGTAAGCGGAACTGGCACAGCAATCCTGCTTCATCCTCATCAGACAAAAGCAAGAGAAAAAG AAGCAATGCAGGTGATGGCAAGGCCGAGCAATCTTGGTAG
- the LOC102714194 gene encoding homeobox protein knotted-1-like 11 isoform X2 yields MAFHYPDHALAMDAAAAAAAAEASAGFGSGGVGIGVGGGAGWEREKAAIAAHPLYERLLEAHVACLRVATPVDQLPRIDAQIAARPPPLAAATAAGAPSGGEELDLFMTHYVLLLCSFKEQLQQHVRVHAMEAVMACWELEQTLQSLTGASPGEGSGATMSDDEDNQVDSESNMFDGNDGSDGMGFGPLMLTEGERSLVERVRQELKHELKQGYREKLVDIREEILRKRRAGKLPGDTASTLKAWWQAHSKWPYPTEEDKARLVQETGLQLKQINNWFINQRKRNWHSNPASSSSDKSKRKSNAGDGKAEQSW; encoded by the exons ATGGCGTTCCACTACCCGGACCACGCGCTGGCGATGGacgctgctgcggcggcggcggcggcggaggcgagcgcTGGGTTTGGGTCGGGAGGGGTTGGGATTGGCGTCGGGGGAGGGGCGGggtgggagagggagaaggcgGCCATCGCGGCGCACCCGCTGTACGAGCGCCTCCTGGAGGCGCACGTGGCGTGCCTCCGCGTGGCCACCCCCGTGGACCAGCTCCCGCGCATCGACGCGCAGAtagcggcgcggccgccgccgctggccgccgccacggcggccggggcgccctccggcggcgaggagctcgACCTCTTCATG ACCCATTATGTATTGCTCCTTTGTTCGTTCAAGGAACAACTACAGCAGCATGTGCGCGTTCATGCAATGGAAGCAGTGATGGCTTGCTGGGAACTTGAACAAACTTTGCAAAGCCTTACAG GGGCATCTCCTGGTGAAGGATCTGGAGCAACTATGTCTGATGACGAAGACAATCAGGTTGATAGTGAGAGCAACATGTTTGATGGAAATGATGGGTCAGATGGTATGGGCTTTGGCCCCTTAATGCTGACGGAGGGTGAGAGATCATTAGTTGAACGTGTAAGGCAAGAACTGAAACATGAGCTTAAACAG GGATACAGAGAAAAACTTGTGGATATTAGGGAAGAGATTCTCCGAAAGCGAAGAGCTGGAAAACTCCCGGGAGATACAGCGTCTACTTTGAAAGCTTGGTGGCAGGCTCACTCTAAATGGCCATACCCAACT GAGGAGGACAAGGCTCGCTTGGTGCAGGAAACAGGACTGCAGCTAAAGCAAATCAATAATTGGTTCATCAACCAACGTAAGCGGAACTGGCACAGCAATCCTGCTTCATCCTCATCAGACAAAAGCAAGAGAAAAAG CAATGCAGGTGATGGCAAGGCCGAGCAATCTTGGTAG
- the LOC102714194 gene encoding homeobox protein knotted-1-like 11 isoform X3 encodes MAFHYPDHALAMDAAAAAAAAEASAGFGSGGVGIGVGGGAGWEREKAAIAAHPLYERLLEAHVACLRVATPVDQLPRIDAQIAARPPPLAAATAAGAPSGGEELDLFMTHYVLLLCSFKEQLQQHVRVHAMEAVMACWELEQTLQSLTGASPGEGSGATMSDDEDNQVDSESNMFDGNDGSDGMGFGPLMLTEGERSLVERVRQELKHELKQGYREKLVDIREEILRKRRAGKLPGDTASTLKAWWQAHSKWPYPTEEDKARLVQETGLQLKQINNWFINQRKRNWHSNPASSSSDKSKRKR; translated from the exons ATGGCGTTCCACTACCCGGACCACGCGCTGGCGATGGacgctgctgcggcggcggcggcggcggaggcgagcgcTGGGTTTGGGTCGGGAGGGGTTGGGATTGGCGTCGGGGGAGGGGCGGggtgggagagggagaaggcgGCCATCGCGGCGCACCCGCTGTACGAGCGCCTCCTGGAGGCGCACGTGGCGTGCCTCCGCGTGGCCACCCCCGTGGACCAGCTCCCGCGCATCGACGCGCAGAtagcggcgcggccgccgccgctggccgccgccacggcggccggggcgccctccggcggcgaggagctcgACCTCTTCATG ACCCATTATGTATTGCTCCTTTGTTCGTTCAAGGAACAACTACAGCAGCATGTGCGCGTTCATGCAATGGAAGCAGTGATGGCTTGCTGGGAACTTGAACAAACTTTGCAAAGCCTTACAG GGGCATCTCCTGGTGAAGGATCTGGAGCAACTATGTCTGATGACGAAGACAATCAGGTTGATAGTGAGAGCAACATGTTTGATGGAAATGATGGGTCAGATGGTATGGGCTTTGGCCCCTTAATGCTGACGGAGGGTGAGAGATCATTAGTTGAACGTGTAAGGCAAGAACTGAAACATGAGCTTAAACAG GGATACAGAGAAAAACTTGTGGATATTAGGGAAGAGATTCTCCGAAAGCGAAGAGCTGGAAAACTCCCGGGAGATACAGCGTCTACTTTGAAAGCTTGGTGGCAGGCTCACTCTAAATGGCCATACCCAACT GAGGAGGACAAGGCTCGCTTGGTGCAGGAAACAGGACTGCAGCTAAAGCAAATCAATAATTGGTTCATCAACCAACGTAAGCGGAACTGGCACAGCAATCCTGCTTCATCCTCATCAGACAAAAGCAAGAGAAAAAG GTGA